The DNA window CGCTCATCATCGCGCCCTTGTGATATTCATTGGGGCCGAACACATTGAAGAATTTCAGGCCGGCCCATTGCGGCGGCAGCTTTTCGCCTCGGGCGACACGCTCGGCAACCGCCATGTCGAACAGATGCTTGCTCCAGCCGTACAAGTTCATCGGCCGTAGCGCCTTCAGCGCCGATATCGAGGGGTCGTCGCGAAAGCCCTGCGCGCCATCGCCATAGGTCGAAGCCGAGGAGGCGTAAATAAACGGCGTCGCATTGGCCGTGCACCAGTCGAGCAGCCGCATCGACAGCCGGAAATTGGTCTCGATCACGAGATCGCCGTCGGTTGCGGTGGTCTCCGAAATGGCGCCGAGATGGATGACGGCATCGAGCTGCCGGCCTTTCAGCCAGTGGGACAGCTCCGCCGGCGGGACGATATCCGCGAGTTGGCGCTTGGCGAGATTGCGCCATTTGCCGTCATGACCGAGCACATCGCAAACGGCGACATCGGCGCGGCCGGCCTCGTTGAGCGCGGCCACGACGTTCGATCCGATAAAACCGGCACCCCCGGTCACCAGCAACATTGCCTATTCCTGCCCTTGATGTGGGATGCCAGCTTTGCCCCAGTCCTGCCCGGCAGGCAACTTTGGTTACCCGGCGTGGTGAAGGCGGGGAGGCCCTGTCTGGCGGCTTTACCCGGCTGCAGGGAGCGGTTACCGACAGGAAGAGCATGGACCGGCGCTAATCTCATCATATGAACACAGATTCAACACATCAAGCGGAGACCGGGGATGCGGCCGATGCACGGCCGATCCTGATCGTCCCCTATATGTGGATCGGCGACTTCGTGCGCGGCCATTCGGTCGTGCGGGTGCTCAGGCAGCGCTGGCCGAATCGGCCTGTCGACGTGCTGGTGAGCCCGCTGTGCGCGCCGCTGGTCGATTACATGCCCGGCGTCCGCTCCGGGATCGTCTGGGACCTGCCGCGAAGCCGGCTTGCGGTCGCCAGGCAATGGGGATTGGCTGCGCAACTGCGCTCCCGCGATTATGGCACCGCGCTGGTCCTGCCCCGCACCTGGAAGTCGGCGATTGCCCCTGCGCTGGCCGGTATCCCCGAACGGGTCGGCTTCGTCGGCGAGGCCAGGTTCGGGCTGATCAACCGATGGCGCTGGGGCGAGCAGGCCCTCCCCCGGTTCATTGACAAGAATGCCGCGCTGGCGTTGCCGGACGGGGCTCCGCTGCCACCGGAATGGCCGGTGCCGCAGCTTGTTGTCCCCGCCGGGGAAACCGACCGCTGGCGGCAAGCACACGGTCTGGGCGCTAATCGTGCGGTGGCGCTGGCTCCCGGCTCGGTCGGCGCCTCCAAGCGCTGGACCTATTATCCGGAAGCCGCGCGGCTTCTGGCCGAACGCGGGCTCGATGTCTGGGTGGTCGGCGGCCCCGGCGAAAAGGCTTTGGCGGCGCAAATCGTCGCCACAGGCGGGCCTCGCGTCCGCGACCTGACGGGAACCGATCTGCGCAACGGTATCCTGGCGATGGCGGCGGCCAATGTCGCAATATCCAACGATTCCGGGCTGATGCACATCGCGGCGGCGCTGGGGACGCCGACCATGGGTATTTTTGGCCCCACCAGCCCCTATCACTGGGCGCCGCTTAATGGCCTCGCGGCGACGGTTCAGACCAAAACCGTGGTGCCGTGCCAGCCCTGCCACCGCCCAGTCTGCACCATGAACGACCACCGCTGCATGCGGGACATTCCGGCATCTGACGTGGTTGATATCACGATGCGCGTGCTGGCCGAGGCCAAAGCCCGCGTCGC is part of the Bradyrhizobium erythrophlei genome and encodes:
- the waaF gene encoding lipopolysaccharide heptosyltransferase II, whose protein sequence is MNTDSTHQAETGDAADARPILIVPYMWIGDFVRGHSVVRVLRQRWPNRPVDVLVSPLCAPLVDYMPGVRSGIVWDLPRSRLAVARQWGLAAQLRSRDYGTALVLPRTWKSAIAPALAGIPERVGFVGEARFGLINRWRWGEQALPRFIDKNAALALPDGAPLPPEWPVPQLVVPAGETDRWRQAHGLGANRAVALAPGSVGASKRWTYYPEAARLLAERGLDVWVVGGPGEKALAAQIVATGGPRVRDLTGTDLRNGILAMAAANVAISNDSGLMHIAAALGTPTMGIFGPTSPYHWAPLNGLAATVQTKTVVPCQPCHRPVCTMNDHRCMRDIPASDVVDITMRVLAEAKARVAD
- the rfaD gene encoding ADP-glyceromanno-heptose 6-epimerase, encoding MLLVTGGAGFIGSNVVAALNEAGRADVAVCDVLGHDGKWRNLAKRQLADIVPPAELSHWLKGRQLDAVIHLGAISETTATDGDLVIETNFRLSMRLLDWCTANATPFIYASSASTYGDGAQGFRDDPSISALKALRPMNLYGWSKHLFDMAVAERVARGEKLPPQWAGLKFFNVFGPNEYHKGAMMSVLARRFDDIKAGRAVQLFKSHREGIADGDQRRDFIYVDDAVRVMMWLLATPDVSGLFNVGTGKARSFKDVMLSAYAALGTVANIEYVDMPEQIRGSYQYFTQSDVDRLQRAGYNGGFTALEDAVDTYVRGFLDSADRFR